Proteins encoded by one window of Kineococcus rhizosphaerae:
- a CDS encoding bacterial proteasome activator family protein, protein MPQHFDEDPTPPDAPRETQDGPEPRVVVVTPQGMGIAEPPEDGEPGPADLVSQPAKVMRIGSMIKQLLEEVRSAPLDEAGRNRLAEIHERSLNELEDGLSADLVEELRRIALPFAEGQTPSESELRIAQAQLVGWLEGLFHGIQTALVAQQMAAQAQLQEMRRALPGGVVPQGRHDQMPRAQGPGTGQYL, encoded by the coding sequence ATGCCGCAGCACTTCGACGAAGACCCGACCCCGCCCGACGCACCCCGCGAGACCCAGGACGGGCCCGAACCCCGCGTGGTCGTGGTGACCCCGCAGGGCATGGGCATCGCCGAGCCGCCCGAGGACGGCGAGCCGGGCCCGGCGGACCTGGTGTCGCAGCCGGCGAAGGTCATGCGGATCGGCAGCATGATCAAGCAGCTCCTGGAGGAGGTGCGGTCGGCGCCCCTGGACGAGGCGGGCCGCAACCGCCTGGCGGAGATCCACGAGCGGTCGCTGAACGAGCTGGAGGACGGTCTCTCGGCCGACCTGGTGGAGGAGCTGCGGCGCATCGCGCTGCCCTTCGCGGAGGGCCAGACGCCGTCGGAGAGCGAGTTGCGGATCGCGCAGGCCCAGCTCGTCGGGTGGCTGGAGGGTCTGTTCCACGGCATCCAGACGGCACTGGTGGCCCAGCAGATGGCCGCCCAGGCCCAGCTGCAGGAGATGCGGCGCGCGCTGCCCGGGGGTGTCGTCCCGCAGGGGCGGCACGACCAGATGCCGCGCGCGCAGGGTCCGGGGACGGGGCAGTACCTCTGA
- a CDS encoding TetR family transcriptional regulator translates to MTVTPDLRERRRLATQAEIEEVALDLFARHGSDRTTVDDIASAAGVSPRTFFRYFATKEDAALGASRAFDAAVAARVEALVGRGAALRDFEDVIAEVLAEMAAAPGSIDRMLRVRCLVMDDAGLRSALLRLDAEQSRAFFRRIATATGSPTVDLRTRVIAETLGAGLRAALDDWAWRREAGEDADVVAIYRQTCAALREVAAG, encoded by the coding sequence GTGACCGTCACCCCGGACCTGCGCGAGCGCCGCCGCCTCGCCACCCAGGCCGAGATCGAGGAGGTGGCCCTCGACCTGTTCGCCCGGCACGGCTCCGACCGCACGACGGTCGACGACATCGCCTCGGCCGCGGGGGTCTCCCCGCGCACCTTCTTCCGGTACTTCGCCACCAAGGAGGACGCCGCCCTCGGCGCGAGCCGGGCCTTCGACGCCGCCGTCGCCGCCCGGGTCGAGGCCCTCGTGGGCCGCGGCGCGGCCCTGCGCGACTTCGAGGACGTCATCGCCGAGGTCCTCGCCGAGATGGCCGCCGCCCCCGGGTCCATCGACCGCATGCTGCGCGTGCGCTGCCTCGTCATGGACGACGCCGGGCTGCGCAGCGCCCTGCTGCGCCTGGACGCCGAGCAGTCGCGGGCCTTCTTCCGCCGGATCGCCACCGCGACCGGGTCGCCGACGGTCGACCTGCGCACCCGCGTCATCGCCGAGACCCTCGGCGCCGGGTTGCGCGCCGCCCTCGACGACTGGGCCTGGCGGCGCGAGGCCGGCGAGGACGCCGACGTCGTCGCGATCTACCGCCAGACCTGCGCGGCGCTGCGGGAGGTCGCGGCGGGCTGA
- a CDS encoding LGFP repeat-containing protein — MKRVAASLLASAGLLAAGPVAAAPASAAVSADACVRGNIAIRYVVMGGEASILGRPVVCQTATATGGAYDVFERGVIYWSPASGAWDVSGEFLNLWSWTGWENGFLRYPTSTENPIRSGGVYQVFQGGTLYWSPASGAHSVSGSFRDLFGATGWENGLLGYPLSQEADIRAGGVYQVFQGGVAYWSPTTGAHSVSGEFLRLYATTGYENGYLGYPTTQEVAGRAGGVHQDYQGGALFWSPQTGARALQGPILDRYRRAGAEDGVLGYPTSGEFDVPGGRRVDFQHGFIEWSPALGALVDQSVSGPVVPS; from the coding sequence GTGAAGCGAGTGGCTGCCTCCCTGCTGGCGTCCGCGGGCCTGCTGGCCGCCGGGCCGGTCGCCGCGGCCCCGGCCTCAGCCGCGGTGTCGGCCGACGCGTGCGTGCGCGGGAACATCGCGATCCGCTACGTCGTGATGGGGGGCGAGGCCTCGATCCTCGGCCGCCCGGTCGTGTGCCAGACGGCCACCGCCACGGGGGGTGCGTACGACGTCTTCGAGCGCGGCGTCATCTACTGGAGCCCGGCCAGCGGGGCCTGGGACGTGTCCGGGGAGTTCTTGAACCTCTGGTCGTGGACCGGGTGGGAGAACGGGTTCTTGCGCTACCCGACGTCGACGGAGAACCCGATCCGCTCCGGGGGTGTCTACCAGGTGTTCCAGGGCGGGACGCTGTACTGGTCACCGGCGTCGGGCGCCCACTCGGTCTCGGGGTCCTTCCGCGACCTGTTCGGCGCGACGGGCTGGGAGAACGGCCTGCTCGGCTACCCGCTGTCGCAGGAGGCGGACATCCGGGCCGGGGGCGTCTACCAGGTGTTCCAGGGCGGTGTCGCCTACTGGTCGCCCACCACGGGCGCCCACAGCGTGTCCGGGGAGTTCCTGCGCCTGTACGCGACGACGGGCTACGAGAACGGCTACCTGGGGTACCCGACCACGCAGGAGGTCGCGGGGCGGGCCGGCGGTGTCCACCAGGACTACCAGGGCGGCGCGCTGTTCTGGTCGCCGCAGACCGGGGCCCGGGCCCTGCAGGGCCCGATCCTCGACCGCTACCGCCGGGCGGGCGCGGAGGACGGCGTGCTCGGGTACCCGACGTCCGGCGAGTTCGACGTCCCCGGGGGCCGGCGGGTGGACTTCCAGCACGGGTTCATCGAGTGGAGCCCCGCGCTCGGGGCGCTCGTGGACCAGAGCGTCAGCGGACCGGTGGTCCCGTCGTGA
- a CDS encoding aldo/keto reductase, which yields MTRIGTSDLDVRPLNLGGNVFGWTADEATSHAVLDAFVEGGGDFIDTADVYSAWSDGGAGISETIIGTWLAKSGKRDQVVIATKVCSKEDRKGLAADNIVKAVDESLQRLQTDRIDLYWAHRDDQSVELAETLGAFDALVTAGKVRAIGASNYTGARLTEALETSRREGFASYAAVQNHYNLVERAEYEQDALPVAEANGLASLPYYSLASGFLTGKYRPGRLAESQRQAGAAKYLDDPRGPKVLEALDSVAAAHGVQVASVALAWLRQQPTVVAPIASARTVEQLAPLLASMDLELSGEELATLDAASR from the coding sequence ATGACACGCATCGGAACCTCGGACCTCGACGTGCGCCCGCTGAACCTGGGCGGGAACGTCTTCGGCTGGACCGCCGACGAAGCCACCTCGCACGCCGTCCTCGACGCCTTCGTCGAGGGCGGCGGCGACTTCATCGACACCGCCGACGTGTACTCGGCCTGGTCCGACGGCGGCGCCGGCATCTCCGAGACCATCATCGGCACCTGGCTGGCCAAGAGCGGCAAGCGCGACCAGGTCGTCATCGCCACCAAGGTCTGCAGCAAGGAGGACCGCAAGGGCCTGGCGGCGGACAACATCGTCAAGGCGGTCGACGAGTCCCTGCAGCGCCTGCAGACGGACCGGATCGACCTGTACTGGGCCCACCGGGACGACCAGAGCGTGGAGCTGGCCGAGACCCTGGGCGCGTTCGACGCGCTCGTGACGGCCGGCAAGGTCCGCGCGATCGGCGCCTCGAACTACACCGGCGCCCGCCTCACCGAGGCGCTGGAGACCTCCCGCCGGGAGGGTTTCGCCAGCTACGCCGCGGTGCAGAACCACTACAACCTCGTCGAGCGCGCGGAGTACGAGCAGGACGCGCTGCCCGTCGCCGAGGCCAACGGCCTGGCCTCGCTGCCCTACTACTCCCTCGCGTCGGGGTTCCTCACCGGCAAGTACCGTCCCGGCCGGCTGGCCGAGTCCCAGCGCCAGGCCGGGGCCGCCAAGTACCTCGACGACCCCCGCGGGCCGAAGGTCCTGGAGGCGCTGGACTCCGTCGCCGCCGCCCACGGCGTGCAGGTCGCCTCGGTGGCCCTGGCCTGGTTGCGCCAGCAGCCGACGGTCGTCGCACCGATCGCGAGCGCCCGCACGGTCGAGCAGCTCGCGCCGCTGCTGGCCTCGATGGACCTGGAGCTGAGCGGCGAGGAGCTGGCGACGCTGGACGCCGCCTCGCGCTGA
- a CDS encoding phosphatase PAP2 family protein: MSTTAAHQPYTPSRPRGGRRTWSWVALGGAWWQLVALGVLYYVCVRTATGQTHENRLHAQAVATRGAETGWLRRAFDLVDRLEPQHLVVGIVLVGAVALLRGRPVRALQAVVVAGGTLGLTELLKLVLLERPDLLDHGWSSNSLPSGHTAAVLGLVLGLLVAAPRWLRFPLALAGAAAAGAMGAFVIADGWHRVSDVLASALVGSIVFCLVQVLPSRDRRSRGALVSVSVLVPVACAAALVVVYAGGVPLRTAYLVAGAVVALTVLAAARALPREVRAAA, translated from the coding sequence GTGAGCACGACAGCCGCGCACCAGCCGTACACCCCGTCGCGCCCCCGGGGCGGGCGCAGGACCTGGTCCTGGGTCGCCCTGGGCGGGGCGTGGTGGCAGCTGGTGGCGCTGGGCGTCCTGTACTACGTGTGCGTGCGGACGGCGACGGGCCAGACGCACGAGAACCGGCTGCACGCGCAGGCCGTGGCGACGCGGGGTGCGGAGACGGGCTGGCTGCGGCGGGCGTTCGACCTGGTGGACCGGCTGGAGCCGCAGCACCTCGTGGTGGGGATCGTCCTCGTGGGGGCGGTGGCGCTGCTGCGGGGCCGTCCGGTGCGGGCGCTGCAGGCGGTCGTGGTGGCGGGCGGGACGCTCGGCCTGACGGAGCTGCTGAAGCTGGTGCTGCTGGAACGCCCGGACCTGCTGGACCACGGCTGGTCCTCGAACAGCCTGCCGTCCGGGCACACCGCCGCGGTCCTGGGGCTGGTGCTGGGGCTGCTGGTGGCCGCGCCGCGGTGGCTGCGGTTCCCGCTGGCGCTGGCGGGGGCGGCCGCGGCGGGGGCGATGGGGGCGTTCGTCATCGCCGACGGGTGGCACCGGGTGAGCGACGTGCTGGCCTCGGCGCTGGTGGGCTCGATCGTGTTCTGCCTGGTGCAGGTGCTGCCGAGCCGGGACCGCCGGTCGCGGGGCGCGCTGGTGTCGGTGTCGGTGCTCGTCCCGGTGGCCTGCGCCGCGGCGCTGGTGGTGGTCTACGCGGGGGGCGTGCCGCTGCGGACGGCCTACCTGGTGGCGGGCGCGGTCGTGGCGCTGACGGTCCTGGCGGCGGCCAGGGCCCTCCCGCGGGAGGTGCGGGCCGCGGCCTGA
- a CDS encoding VWA domain-containing protein: MATLTEGGNAPLSAPSVRVRVDGPVDVTALVVNPDGKVGGDADMVFFNQPTAPGVRLEGRTLALDLTALRPGADRVVVVASPEREGSTFAGTTVRLTVEHGGDAVEFTPSRLGTETVAVLAEVYQRSGAWKVRAVGQGYDNGLGGLATDFGVVVDDEPAAQPATQPATQPATQPSAQPAPPRVSFTKGEEKLPADMREKLNLRKQQVAVVLTKHRLTGLRCRVIVVLDVSGSTSSLYRKGVFSRAVERVAPVAAQVDDGAEMQAWAMGGRAKRLEDITIGDLPRWLATYTAKRYTEAEGWNNEKAVIEDVARYVVREPLDIPTLVLFFHDGGVTDNRGTEKALRAVERAPVFWQFIGIGRSNYGILEKLDTLSGREFDNTGFFALDDLDAVDDAELYDRILQEFPSWMRSYYPPGAPALQGLS; this comes from the coding sequence GTGGCCACGCTCACCGAAGGCGGCAACGCGCCCCTGTCCGCACCCTCCGTCCGCGTCCGCGTCGACGGCCCCGTCGACGTCACGGCCCTCGTCGTGAACCCGGACGGCAAGGTCGGCGGCGACGCCGACATGGTGTTCTTCAACCAGCCCACCGCCCCGGGGGTGCGGCTGGAGGGCCGGACGCTGGCCCTGGACCTGACGGCGCTGCGGCCGGGGGCGGACCGGGTCGTCGTGGTCGCCAGCCCCGAGCGGGAGGGTTCCACGTTCGCGGGGACCACCGTGCGGCTCACCGTGGAGCACGGGGGCGACGCGGTCGAGTTCACCCCGTCCCGGCTGGGCACCGAGACCGTCGCCGTCCTCGCGGAGGTCTACCAGCGGTCCGGGGCGTGGAAGGTCCGGGCGGTGGGGCAGGGCTACGACAACGGCCTGGGCGGCCTGGCGACCGACTTCGGCGTGGTCGTGGACGACGAGCCCGCCGCCCAGCCCGCCACCCAGCCCGCCACCCAGCCCGCCACCCAGCCCAGCGCCCAGCCCGCGCCCCCGCGGGTGTCCTTCACCAAGGGCGAGGAGAAGCTGCCCGCCGACATGCGCGAGAAGCTGAACCTGCGCAAGCAGCAGGTCGCGGTGGTCCTGACCAAGCACCGCCTGACGGGTCTGCGCTGCCGGGTGATCGTCGTCCTCGACGTCTCCGGCAGCACGAGCTCCCTGTACCGCAAGGGGGTGTTCTCCCGGGCCGTCGAACGCGTCGCGCCCGTCGCCGCGCAGGTCGACGACGGCGCCGAGATGCAGGCGTGGGCGATGGGGGGCCGCGCGAAGCGGCTGGAGGACATCACCATCGGTGACCTCCCGCGGTGGCTGGCGACGTACACCGCCAAGCGCTACACCGAGGCCGAGGGCTGGAACAACGAGAAGGCCGTCATCGAGGACGTCGCCCGCTACGTCGTCCGCGAACCCCTCGACATCCCCACGCTCGTGCTGTTCTTCCACGACGGCGGGGTCACCGACAACAGGGGCACCGAGAAGGCGCTGCGGGCCGTCGAGCGCGCCCCCGTGTTCTGGCAGTTCATCGGGATCGGCCGGTCGAACTACGGGATCCTGGAGAAGCTCGACACGCTGTCGGGCCGGGAGTTCGACAACACGGGGTTCTTCGCGCTCGACGACCTCGACGCCGTCGACGACGCGGAGCTGTACGACCGGATCCTGCAGGAGTTCCCGAGCTGGATGCGCTCCTACTACCCGCCGGGAGCCCCTGCGCTGCAGGGTCTGAGCTGA
- a CDS encoding TetR family transcriptional regulator, translating into MAGDAEATRGRLLEAATAEFSARGLAGARVDRIAAAAGSNKAQIYHYFGSKDGLFTAVFDAIVTRTTTDVPIDVDDLPGYAGRLHDSYAARPEVQRIAAWHRLEHSGSDPREGTAGGGRVRSIQDANRAKVEAIAAAQADGRLPERWSAAELLGLVLQISTLWHAAVPELDDLTAGSARHRRDVVVDAVRRLLAD; encoded by the coding sequence GTGGCGGGCGACGCGGAGGCGACCAGGGGACGACTGCTCGAGGCGGCGACGGCGGAGTTCTCCGCCCGGGGCCTGGCCGGCGCGCGCGTCGACCGGATCGCCGCCGCGGCCGGCTCGAACAAGGCGCAGATCTACCACTACTTCGGCAGCAAGGACGGGCTGTTCACCGCCGTCTTCGACGCCATCGTCACGCGCACCACCACCGACGTCCCGATCGACGTCGACGACCTGCCCGGCTACGCCGGCCGCCTCCACGACTCCTACGCCGCCCGGCCCGAGGTGCAGCGCATCGCCGCCTGGCACCGCCTGGAGCACAGCGGCAGCGACCCGCGGGAGGGCACCGCCGGAGGCGGGCGGGTCCGCTCCATCCAGGACGCCAACCGCGCCAAGGTCGAGGCCATCGCCGCGGCCCAGGCCGACGGGCGGCTGCCCGAGCGCTGGTCGGCGGCCGAGCTCCTCGGGCTCGTCCTGCAGATCTCGACCCTCTGGCACGCCGCCGTGCCCGAGCTCGACGACCTCACCGCGGGCTCGGCCCGGCACCGGCGCGACGTCGTCGTCGACGCCGTCCGCCGCCTCCTGGCGGACTGA
- a CDS encoding SDR family NAD(P)-dependent oxidoreductase gives MSQVFLVTGASRGLGRAIAEAAAAAGHHVLATARRPETLDDLVAASDGRVRAAALDVTDAAAAQRAVAAAVEAFGRLDVLVNNAGYANLGSVEDTPLDDFRAQVETNLLGVVTLTKAALPVMRRQGGGHVVQVSSVGGRMATPGLGAYQAAKWAVGGFSEVLAAETAGLGIKVTVLEPGGMQTDWAGSSMTVHPAGEAYAPLMDRLRRLHDDLAGGSSASTPEQVAQLVLRVAALDEPPLRLLVGTDAADLGPESLRRRLAEDERWRELSLSVAREDAAPLDLSVLGH, from the coding sequence GTGAGCCAGGTCTTCCTCGTCACCGGCGCCTCCCGCGGCCTCGGCCGCGCGATCGCGGAGGCGGCCGCCGCCGCCGGGCACCACGTCCTCGCCACCGCCCGCCGCCCCGAGACCCTCGACGACCTCGTCGCCGCCTCCGACGGGCGCGTGCGCGCCGCCGCCCTCGACGTCACCGACGCCGCCGCCGCCCAGCGCGCCGTCGCCGCGGCCGTCGAGGCGTTCGGCCGCCTCGACGTCCTCGTCAACAACGCCGGGTACGCCAACCTCGGCAGCGTCGAGGACACCCCGCTGGACGACTTCCGCGCCCAGGTCGAGACCAACCTGCTCGGCGTCGTCACCCTGACCAAGGCCGCGCTGCCCGTGATGCGCCGCCAGGGCGGCGGGCACGTCGTGCAGGTCTCCTCCGTCGGTGGCCGGATGGCCACCCCCGGCCTCGGGGCCTACCAGGCGGCCAAGTGGGCCGTCGGCGGCTTCTCGGAGGTCCTCGCCGCCGAGACCGCCGGCCTCGGGATCAAGGTCACCGTGCTCGAACCCGGGGGGATGCAGACCGACTGGGCCGGCTCGTCCATGACCGTCCACCCCGCCGGCGAGGCGTACGCGCCGCTCATGGACCGGCTGCGCCGGCTGCACGACGACCTCGCCGGGGGCAGCTCCGCGAGCACCCCGGAGCAGGTCGCCCAGCTCGTCCTGCGGGTGGCCGCCCTGGACGAGCCGCCGCTGCGCCTGCTCGTGGGGACCGACGCCGCCGACCTCGGACCCGAGAGCCTGCGTCGCCGCCTCGCGGAGGACGAGCGCTGGCGGGAGCTGTCGCTGTCCGTGGCCCGGGAGGACGCCGCCCCGCTGGACCTGTCCGTCCTCGGCCACTGA
- a CDS encoding GNAT family N-acetyltransferase, producing MPELVVPRASVADSVRAAAARPDWDAHPAYAGVAHLDDEGFEGWVGGLLADTREGTPRPEGFVPSTNLWWVRGREYLGRVQVRHRLTPRLRDLGGHVGYWVVPQHRRRGHATAMLAAVLPVVRDLGIECALVTCDVGNVASRRTIERNGGLFQDQRGQEARFWVPTG from the coding sequence ATGCCCGAGCTCGTCGTCCCGCGCGCGTCCGTCGCGGACTCCGTGCGGGCCGCGGCGGCGCGCCCGGACTGGGACGCCCACCCCGCCTACGCCGGGGTAGCGCACCTGGACGACGAGGGTTTCGAGGGCTGGGTCGGCGGGCTGCTCGCCGACACCCGGGAGGGGACGCCGCGGCCGGAGGGTTTCGTGCCGTCGACGAACCTGTGGTGGGTGCGGGGCCGGGAGTACCTGGGGCGCGTCCAGGTCCGGCACCGCCTCACGCCCCGGTTGCGCGACCTCGGCGGTCACGTCGGGTACTGGGTCGTCCCGCAGCACCGCCGCCGCGGCCACGCCACCGCGATGCTCGCCGCGGTGCTGCCCGTCGTGCGCGACCTCGGTATCGAGTGCGCCCTCGTGACGTGCGACGTCGGCAACGTCGCGTCCCGGCGGACGATCGAGAGGAACGGCGGGCTGTTCCAGGACCAGCGCGGCCAGGAGGCGCGGTTCTGGGTGCCCACGGGCTGA
- a CDS encoding ABC transporter permease subunit produces the protein MSTRLSPLRAPGAPATRRTPRGRALLGRLDRRFLPVVGTLLTLVVMLGVGQQRYSTARADFLSMRLLSNLLLDNSYLLVLAVGMTFVVLAGGIDLSVGAVVALVGLVTAKLFTAGVPLPVVLVVGVLIGTCCGSVIGVMVQVFDIQPFIASLAVMFLARGLANVVSTNSLKIDDPGFSALASWSLKFGEGRETWRINASMLIALAVLLLAVYVLHYTRFGRSVYGLGAGDRGAAVELMGLRPARTRIGVYIVSGTCAGIAGLLFALYTKSGFNLTGIGMELDAIAAVVIGGTLLSGGVGFVLGTGAGVLVYGLIQVLIAREGLDSWYTRVFIGVVLLAFVALQKLVAIRRE, from the coding sequence GTGAGCACGCGACTGTCCCCCCTGCGCGCACCGGGGGCGCCGGCCACCCGGCGCACCCCGCGCGGCCGGGCCCTGCTGGGCCGCCTCGACCGCCGCTTCCTGCCCGTCGTGGGCACCCTGCTGACGCTCGTCGTGATGCTCGGCGTCGGCCAGCAGCGCTACAGCACGGCCCGCGCGGACTTCCTCAGCATGCGCCTGCTGTCGAACCTGCTGCTGGACAACTCCTACCTGCTGGTGCTGGCGGTGGGGATGACGTTCGTCGTCCTCGCCGGGGGCATCGACCTGTCGGTGGGGGCCGTGGTCGCCCTCGTCGGGCTCGTCACGGCGAAGCTGTTCACCGCCGGGGTCCCGCTGCCGGTCGTGCTGGTCGTCGGCGTCCTCATCGGCACCTGCTGCGGCTCGGTCATCGGCGTGATGGTGCAGGTGTTCGACATCCAGCCCTTCATCGCCTCCCTGGCGGTGATGTTCCTGGCCCGCGGCCTGGCCAACGTGGTGAGCACGAACTCCCTGAAGATCGACGACCCGGGGTTCTCGGCGCTGGCCTCGTGGAGCCTGAAGTTCGGCGAGGGCCGCGAGACGTGGCGCATCAACGCCAGCATGCTCATCGCCCTGGCCGTCCTGCTGCTGGCCGTGTACGTGCTGCACTACACCCGGTTCGGCCGCAGCGTGTACGGGCTCGGGGCGGGCGACCGCGGCGCCGCGGTGGAACTCATGGGGCTGCGCCCGGCGCGGACCCGGATCGGCGTCTACATCGTCTCCGGCACCTGCGCGGGCATCGCCGGCCTCCTCTTCGCGCTCTACACGAAGTCGGGTTTCAACCTGACCGGCATCGGCATGGAGCTCGACGCGATCGCCGCCGTCGTCATCGGCGGGACGCTGCTGTCCGGGGGCGTCGGTTTCGTCCTGGGCACCGGCGCCGGGGTGCTGGTCTACGGCCTCATCCAGGTGCTCATCGCCCGCGAGGGGCTGGACTCCTGGTACACCCGGGTGTTCATCGGCGTGGTCCTGCTGGCCTTCGTCGCGCTGCAGAAGCTGGTCGCGATCCGGCGCGAGTGA
- a CDS encoding HAD family hydrolase, translated as MTSEAAAVDTLETEFARTWKLVATDLDGTVIPRDAPVSARTLAAFAACDAAGIPVVPVTGRPPRWVTPLAAEAGLRGQVVCANGAIVYDLDADAVVRQHPIAVDVLREVVARLRPALPGIGFALEAVVGFRREPQYATRFDSGLEQRVAEFDELLRDAPPVVKILAKCPGVASDEMVAIAREQVDGLVNVTHSNAADSLVEIMAAGVSKASTLAEVAAERGITAAGVVAFGDMPNDLEMLRWAGRSYAMADGHPEAIEAADGVAPDCGDDGVAQVLERLLRAR; from the coding sequence GTGACGTCCGAGGCAGCCGCAGTCGACACGCTCGAGACCGAGTTCGCCCGGACGTGGAAGCTGGTCGCCACCGACCTCGACGGCACCGTCATCCCGCGCGACGCCCCGGTCAGCGCCCGCACGCTGGCCGCGTTCGCGGCGTGCGACGCCGCGGGCATCCCCGTCGTCCCCGTCACGGGCCGCCCGCCGCGCTGGGTGACGCCGCTGGCGGCCGAGGCGGGGCTGCGGGGTCAGGTGGTCTGCGCGAACGGCGCGATCGTCTACGACCTGGACGCCGACGCCGTCGTGCGCCAGCACCCCATCGCCGTCGACGTGCTGCGCGAGGTCGTCGCGCGGTTGCGCCCGGCGCTGCCGGGCATCGGGTTCGCCCTGGAGGCCGTCGTCGGGTTCCGCCGCGAACCGCAGTACGCGACGCGCTTCGACAGCGGTCTGGAGCAGCGCGTCGCGGAGTTCGACGAGCTCCTGCGCGACGCCCCGCCCGTCGTGAAGATCCTCGCCAAGTGCCCGGGCGTCGCCTCGGACGAGATGGTCGCGATCGCGCGCGAGCAGGTCGACGGGCTCGTCAACGTGACGCACTCCAACGCCGCGGACTCCCTCGTGGAGATCATGGCCGCGGGCGTCAGCAAGGCCTCGACGCTCGCCGAGGTCGCCGCCGAGCGCGGCATCACCGCCGCCGGGGTCGTCGCGTTCGGGGACATGCCGAACGACCTGGAGATGCTGCGCTGGGCGGGGCGGTCCTACGCCATGGCCGACGGCCACCCCGAGGCCATCGAGGCGGCCGACGGCGTCGCCCCCGACTGCGGCGACGACGGGGTCGCGCAGGTGCTGGAGCGCCTGCTCAGAGCGCGCTGA
- a CDS encoding oxidoreductase yields MSTWFITGCSTGLGRALALAVLERGHSAVVTARDASRVEDIAQTAPDRALALSLDVTSPTQVAEAVARAEERFGGIDVVVNNAGYGYRAAVEEGVDEDVQTLFATHVFGAASVLKAALPGMRARRSGAVLNVSSIGAHVCPPGSGYYAAAKAALEAMSRSLRQELAPLGISVTIVAPGGFRTDFAGRSLTQSPEPIADYAGTAGPRRIENDTVHGTQPGDPAKAAEAMIALAEAENPPSSIFLGSDALASIEAVLKERVAEVNVWRELSTSTDF; encoded by the coding sequence ATGTCCACGTGGTTCATCACCGGTTGCTCGACGGGTCTGGGGCGCGCCCTGGCCCTCGCCGTCCTCGAACGCGGTCACTCCGCCGTCGTCACCGCCCGCGACGCCTCGCGCGTCGAGGACATCGCGCAGACCGCCCCCGACCGGGCCCTCGCGCTGTCCCTCGACGTCACCTCCCCCACCCAGGTCGCCGAGGCCGTGGCCCGGGCCGAGGAGCGCTTCGGCGGGATCGACGTCGTCGTGAACAACGCCGGGTACGGCTACCGCGCGGCCGTGGAGGAGGGCGTCGACGAGGACGTGCAGACCCTGTTCGCCACGCACGTGTTCGGGGCCGCGTCGGTGCTGAAGGCCGCGTTGCCGGGGATGCGGGCCCGGCGCAGCGGCGCCGTGCTGAACGTGTCGTCGATCGGCGCGCACGTGTGCCCGCCGGGGTCGGGGTACTACGCGGCGGCCAAGGCGGCGCTGGAGGCGATGTCCCGGTCGCTGCGGCAGGAGCTCGCGCCGCTGGGGATCTCGGTGACGATCGTCGCGCCGGGCGGGTTCCGGACGGACTTCGCGGGGCGCTCGCTGACGCAGTCGCCCGAGCCCATCGCCGACTACGCCGGGACCGCCGGCCCGCGGCGCATCGAGAACGACACCGTGCACGGCACGCAGCCGGGCGACCCGGCGAAGGCGGCTGAGGCGATGATCGCCCTGGCCGAGGCGGAGAACCCGCCGTCGTCGATCTTCCTGGGCTCGGACGCGCTGGCCTCCATCGAGGCCGTCCTGAAGGAGCGCGTCGCGGAGGTCAACGTGTGGCGGGAGCTGAGCACCAGCACCGACTTCTGA